From the genome of Gavia stellata isolate bGavSte3 chromosome 3, bGavSte3.hap2, whole genome shotgun sequence, one region includes:
- the ATPSCKMT gene encoding ATP synthase subunit C lysine N-methyltransferase, which yields MSTALANESHTADLQEDCKGGSGRRRWGLLVTAGVGGTLVALYAVVTPFVTPALRKVCLPFVPATSTQIQNVLKMLENRSGSLVDVGSGDGRIVIAAAKRGFKAVGYELNPWLVWYSRYRAWRDGVHQNTKFYISDLWKVSFSHYTNVVVFGVPQMMPHLEKKLEKELECNARIIACRFPFPCWIPDHTTGEGIDTVWAYDLKHSRGCETKNLEITPETES from the exons ATGTCCACAGCACTAGCGAACGAGAGCCACACAGCAGACCTGCAAGAGGATTGCAAGGGTGGCTCcggcaggaggaggtgggggctgtTGGTCACCGCCGGTGTTGGTGGGACCTTGGTGGCACTCTATGCTGTCGTCACCCCCTTCGTGACTCCGGCTCTGAGGAAAGTGTGCTTGCCCTTTGTTCCTGCAACTTCCACTCAGATCCAGAATGTGCTGAAAATGCTAGAAAACAGAAGCGGCTCCCTAGTTGACGTTGGTAGCGGGGATGGCCGTATT gtGATAGCAGCTGCAAAAAGGGGATTCAAAGCTGTTGGTTATGAATTAAATCCCTGGCTAGTCTGGTACTCCAGATACCGTGCCTGGAGAGATGGGGTACATCAGAACACCAAATTTTATATTTCAGACTTATGGAAG gtttctttttcccattaTACGAATGTTGTTGTTTTTGGGGTACCTCAAATG ATGCCACACTTGgagaagaagctggaaaaagaaCTTGAATGTAATGCCAGAATCATTGCCTGTcgttttcctttcccttgctGGATCCCAGATCATACTACTGGAGAGGGAATAGACACTGTGTGGGCCTATGATTTGAAACATTCTAGAGGATGTGAAACAAAAAACTTGGAAATTACACCAGAGACAGAATCCtaa